From the Terriglobia bacterium genome, the window CCAGTTCTTGTTGCGGGCGAAGTTGTCGTCGGTGAAGAAATAGAAGGTGATGCCGTGATCGCGGAAGTTGCGGCGCAGGGCCGCGGCGATGTGCTCGGCGGAGCGGAAGCGCATCTTGCGCCCCTGCACGTTAATGATGGTGCAGAAGGTGCATTCGAAGGGGCAGCCGCGCCCGCAATCCAGCGTGCCAAAATTCGGGGCCACGAACTTGCGCAGATACTTCTTGCGCACCACGGGGATGGGTTTTTCGTAAAGGTCGGGCTTGTCGTTGAGGAAGTCGTAGAGCGGCCGCAGGCGGCCGTGCACCGCGTCCGCGAGCAGGTCGCCCCAGGTCTCCTCGACCTCGCCCTTCACGATGGTTACGCCTTCGTCCAGGAGTTGCTGGATGTCCGGCGGGATCGCCGGGAGCAGGGCCAGATAGCCGCTGACGTGGAAGCCGCCGATCAGCACGGTGAGGCCGGCGCGGCGGAAGACACGCGCCAGGTCCACGGCGCGGGGAAACTGGTTGGTCTGCACGCCGGCGAGGCAGACGATGGTCCTGGTGTGCGCGTTGCGCTGCGAGCGGCAGATGCGCTTCACCGGAACCTTGTCCACGGTTTCGTCGAAGAGGTGCACCTGGACGCGTACGTCCTCACCGAGGCGCTTCTGGGCCACGACCTCTTCGGTCAGACCGGCCAGGCAGGCCAGGGTGTTGCTGGGCAATACGCCGCGCCAGTGGCGGACGACGTAGCCGTCGTCGTCGTATTGCGTGGGCTTGATGAGGTAAAGCTGAACGTTGCGTACCATAGATGCGATTGCTGCGAAGGCGGCTTTCTTTGACGAAGGGGAATCTTGAATCCGACCTAAGTTTACGCGCCCAGGCGGGAGGCGGCAAGACGAATCGCGCACCGGAGAAGAGTTCTTTCTAATGTCGAAACCGTCTTGCAGAGGGGAGGCCCGCCAGCGTGTTCTTCGCCAGTCACGAGTCGCTGCCGCTCACACGTTTGGCCGGCGCTGATGCCAGTCGGTGGCCAACTGGTAGGCGTGGGCGCACTCGATGCAAGTATCCTCGCGGAAAGCATCGCCCACGAACTGGATGCCCATGGGCAGGTTCTTTTCCCTGGTGAAGCCGCAGGGCACGGAAATGGCCGGCAAGCCCGCGACGTTGGACATGCCAATGACGTTCCACTTCTGGATGCTGGGCGGCGGCGCTTCCGTTTTCTTCTCCGCCGCCTGGTCTTTTTTCCCGGGAGCCGGAGCATCGAAGTTGCGATCCAGCGGCGGCGCGGGCGCGATGCGGCTGGGGGCCACCAGCGCGTCGTACTTCTCAAACAGCCGGGCCACTTCCGTCTGAATCTGCGTGCGGATGCGGAAGGCATCGAGATAATCCGCGGCGGTCAATCCCAGCGTGGAACGCAAGCCTGCGCGCTGCGTGTCGTCGATCAGCTCGTCCACGCGCCCGCTCTCGATGAAGGGGCGGAAGATGGAGCCGGCCTCCGCCATGTACAGGGCTTCCGCCACCGCCCCGTAGGGGAGCTCCGGCAACTCCAACGGCTCGAGTTTGGCGCCCAGCGAACGCAGCACGGCGCAGGCTGCATCGAACGCCGCGCCCACTTCCGGATCGCCGTGGGCGGTGAAGTCCGGGCGCACCACGCCCAGGGTTTTGCGGGAGAGCGAGCGGGCGCGCTTTTCGTCGTTCGGCGGCCACCAGAAAAAAGGCACCTGGCTGGAGGTGGCGTCGCTGGGGTCCTCGCCGGCGATGGCGTTGAGCACCAGCCCGCAGTCCAGCGCGCTGCGGCACATGGGGCCGAGCTTATCCATGGTCCAGGAGAGGGCCATGGCGCCGTGGCGGCTCACGCGGCCGTAGGTGGGTCGCAGGCCGCTCACGCCGGAAAATGCGCTGGGAGTGATGATCGAGCCGAGCGTCTCCGAGCCGATGGCGAAGGCCACCAGCCCCGGGGGCACGGCCGCGCCCGGCCCGCTGGAGCTGCCACCGGCCCAGTGCGCGAGGTTGTAGGGGCAGCGCGCGGCGCCCTGCAGCGAGGCGTAGCCGCTGTTGTAGCCGCCGCCGCCCGCCAGTTCGATCATGGCCAGTTTGGCGACGAGGATGGCGCCGGCTTCGCGCAGCTTGCGCACCACGGTGGCGTCGTGGTCGAAGACCTGGTTCCGGAAGGGCGGCGCACCCCAGGTGGTGGGAATGCCGCGGGTGGCCAGGAGGTCCTTCGCGCCGTAGGGAATGCCATGCAGCGGCCCGCGGGAGTTCCCGGCGGCGATTTCACGCTCGGCAATGCGCGCTTCGTCCAGGGCGCGCTCGCGGGTGATGGTGGCCACGGCGCCGAGCTTCGGCCCCAGTTGCTCGAGGCGCGCGAGAGTGGCTTCGGCCAGCTCCACCGGCGAAATCTTACGCTCCTGGATCAGCTTGCCCAGTTCTTGCACGCTCAGATAGAGGATGTCCTCGCCGACCATGCCGCTTCTCCTTGTACCGTCAGATGAGTCCGTGGTGCGTCACAGTTGAGATCCTTCGGGCTGTAAAGGGCGCAGCCCTCAGGATGACAACGGGATTGAAATCGCCTGCCCGGGACGGAGGATGATTCCCCGGTCAAACGGGCTGGCGGCGCCCTTTGCTACTGAATCTGAAATGCGCACTGAACCGTCGCGCTCACCGTGATTTTCTCCGGCTGCGGCACTGGCGGAGGAGGAGCAGCAGCTCTCTTATTCTTGCTAAACATTCCGCCGCTATCGGCGACTTCGATGGCTTGCAGGGTGTTGTATTCCGCCATCGTATAGGCATCCATGCGGGAGACGCCGACGATCTGTTTCACGTCTAGATTGGCAAAGCGCAGAGCTCCGACCTTCTGGCCCTTCTGCTCGAGCGCCGCGCTGGCGCGCCCGATGGCGCGTTTCATAGCTTCGGCGACGGCTTTTTGCTTGGCGGCTTCTTCGTCAGCCAGCGAGTAAGTCAGCGAGCGGAAATCGGCGATTCCATCCTGGATGGATTCGTCCAGGAGGGTTCCGAGCTTGGAAAAGTCTCTCACCCTGAGCACGAGACGGCCGCTGACGCGGTAGGAGCGCGCGCGTTTTTTGCGGTCGCCTTCGTAGAAGGGCTGCACGGTGAGCACGCCCATGGAGATGTCATCTTTCTTGAGACCATTGCGTTCAGCCAGGTCCACGATCTTGCGCATAGACTGGGTGGCCTTGTCGTAGGCCAGCTTCAGCTCTTTTTCCTGTGCGCTGATGTCGAAGGTCAGAATGGCGAGGTCCGGATCGGCTTCGTAAGTGCCGTCGGCCTGTACCACTAGCGTATCGGCGATAAATTTCACTTCCGGGTTTTGCGCCCCCGCTGTGTGCGGCAGGAAAAAGAGGGAGAATAAAACCAGGAAACCCAGAGATGAGATAGGTCGCTTCATGAAAGCCTCCAGTACTCGAGGATTGCTGCCGCTTCAGTCCTTACTTCACTCCTCTACCTCTGAAGTTCCTTGCTTCCCTGCCTTTTCTTCTCGCGTGGTTTGGCGGCGAAGACGAAGGCGGGCTCGAGATCGTAAGGCAGGGGCTTGGCGTGCAGCGCCGCGGCCACCTCCTGGCGCTCCGCCTCCGCTTTTGTCTGCAGTTCTGCGGCGCGGCCTGCGCTGGGCGCTGGCGCGCTTTGCGGTTTCGGGGCTTCCTGCGGGAAGGCCAGCCATGTTGTGGCCAGGGGCACCGCTGCGGCGACGGCTGCGCGGCGGGAAAACTCGCGGCGCGTGATTTTGGTCATGGTCATTGATTATATGTGACCGCGAAGCGGTCTACCTCCGGGCTGGCTTTTTCCGGAGGGACATGCTAACATGTCCAAGTTGGCTATGCGTCTTGCGGAAAGCTGTAAGACGCTTCTTTGACGAGTTCCCACAACATCTGTGGAAAACGGAAAAGAGCCGAGAGAGATGTTGACAACGTCGCATCTCTTCCGTATAGTCACTGTTTGTCAGTACGCCTTTCTGCAGGACAGGGGGGCCTTGCTCTTTGACAACCGATACGATGTGCCAGAATCCGTTCGAAACCATTCGGCTTTTCGAGCCCGAATGGTCTGAGTAGTAAATCGAGCGATCAACAATTTGCTTGGACAGGCTGGCTCCGGTGCAAACCGGAGTTTTTTATTTGTCCAGGCGACAGGTTTCAAACGAGAGTTTGATCCTGGCTCAGAGCGAACGCTGGCGGCGTGCTTAACACATGCAAGTCGAGTGCGTAGCTTCTGTAGCAATACAGGAGTGGGCGCACGGCGCACGGGTGAGTAACACGTGGGCAATCTGCCCTCCGATGGGGAATAACCCCGCGAAAGCGGGGCTAATTCCGCATAATATTCCGGGGACCTCGGTCCCTGGTTTCAAAGGCGTAAGTCGTCGGAGGAGGAGCCCGCGCACGATTAGCTAGTTGGTAGGGTAACGGCCTACCAAGGCTATGATCGTTAGCTGGTCTGAGAGGATGGCCAGCCACACTGGAACTGAGACACGGTCCAGACTCCTACGGGAGGCAGCAGTGGGGAATATTGCGCAATGGGCGAAAGCCTGACGCAGCGACGCCGCGTGGGGGATGAAGCTTCTCGGAGTGTAAACCCCTTTCGACCCGGACGAATGCCCCGCAAGGGGAGTGACGGTACGGGTATAAGAAGCCCCGGCTAACTACGTGCCAGCAGCCGCGGTAATACGTAGGGGGCCAGCGTTGCTCGGAATTACTGGGTGTAAAGGGTTCGTAGGCGGTGCGGCAAGTCGGGAGTGAAATCTCTGGGCTCAACCCAGAGGCTGCTTCCGAAACTGCTGTGCTCGAGTGTGGGAGAGGCGTGTGGAATTGCAGGTGTAGCGGTGAAATGCGTAGATATCTGCAGGAACACCCGTGGCGAAAGCGGCACGCTGGACCACTACTGACGCTGAGGAACGAAAGCTAGGGGAGCAAACAGGATTAGATACCCTGGTAGTCCTAGCCCTAAACGATCAGGACTTGGGGTGTCTCGTGTTCGCGAGACGTCCCGGAGCTAACGCGTTAAGTCCTGCACCTGGGGAGTACGGTCGCAAGACTGAAACTCAAAGGAATTGACGGGGGCCCGCACAAGCGGTGGAACATGTGGTTCAATTCGACGCTACGCGAGGAACCTTACCTGGGCTCGAAGCGCACCGGACCATCCCTAGAAATAGGGACTTCCCGCAAGGGACCTGTGTGGAGGCGCTGCATGGCTGTCGTCAGCTCGTGCCGTGAGGTGTTGGGTTAAGTCCCGCAACGAGCGCAACCCCTGCACGTAGTTGCCACTCCGCAAGGAGGGAACTCTACGTGGACTGCTCCGGATAACGGAGAGGAAGGTGGGGATGACGTCAAGTCCGCATGGCCTTTATGTCCAGGGCTACACACGTGTTACAATGCAGGGTACAAACCGTTGCCAACCCGCGAGGGGGAGCTAATCGGAGAAAACTCTGCTCAGTTCGGATTGCAGTCTGCAACTCGACTGCATGAAGCTGGAATCGCTAGTAATGGCGTATCAGATCGACGCCGTGAATACGTTCCCGGGCCTTGTACACACCGCCCGTCACATCACGAAAGTGAGTTGTACTAGAAGTCGCCACGCTAACTCGCAAGAGGGGCAGGCGCCCAAGGTATGACTCATGATTGGGGTGAAGTCGTAACAAGGTAGCCGTAGGAGAACCTGCGGCTGGATCACCTCCTTTCTAAAGAAAACGGCATGTACTTCCCGTGCAGGTGTGCGGGATTTGTACGGCCCACTTCCCAGACAAGCTTGCTTGTTTGGGAGGGCTGCTCCAGGCTCTCACGGGTCTGCGGCAGGCTCGTTTTACTCTCTACTCGCGGCGCGCAAGCGCTGCGGGTTCGGGCGGATTCTGGCAGATCGTATCGGTCAAAGAGCACTCAACGTATCGAGTTTCCAGGGCGGACTTCCAGTCCGCCCTTTTTTTTGCGCAGACAATTCGGGAGAATGGAAAAGGGCCGCTGAGAACTCAGCGGCCCTTTTTGCGCGCGGCGGTGCCCGCCCCGATTTCCTTTACATCTTCAGCGTATTGGGCGTGAACTGACCATATGCGCCTGTCTGCCTGCGCATGGCGCCCGTCAGAAAGCTCCGGGATTCGGCCGCTGCGTTCCGCGAGATGCAGAGTGCGACCGGATGAGCGGGTCGCACCCGCAAACTTGCACGAAAAGTGTTGAACGGAGCCGGAAAAGTGCGAGAATGGCCCGGAAGCGCCCGCCAGGGGTGCTTGCCACGCTAGACGCCCTGCAGAGAATACCCGTACAACGCGAGGAGGCATCATGGACCAAGCCCTCGACGTGCACCGCCTGCACTTCGCATTCACGGTCACGTTCCACTACATCTTCCCGCAACTGACCATGGGGCTGGCGCTGTTGCTGGTCTATCTGAAGACCAAGGCGCTGCGCACCAACGATGAGCACTATAACCGCGCGGCGCGTTTCTGGGCGCGAATATTCGGCATCAATTTTGCGCTGGGCGTGGTGACGGGCATCCCCATGGAATTTCAGTTTGGCACCAACTGGGCGGAATTTTCGAAAAGCGCCGGCGGGGTCATCGGGCAGACGCTGGCGATGGAAGGCGTCTTTTCCTTTTTCCTGGAGTCCAGTTTTCTCGGACTGTTTTTATTCGGGGAGAAGAAACTCGGCCGGGTGGGGCATTGGTGGGCGGCCTTTCTGGTGTGGCTGGGATCATGGCTCTCCGGGTATCTGATCGTGGCCACCGATGCATGGATGCAGCATCCGACGGGGTACACACTGGGGCCGGAGGGCCAGTTTCAGCTCGCCAGCTTTTGGGAATTGGTGGTGAACAAGTGGGCGCTGTGGCAGTACGCGCACAACATGGTGGGCGCGGTGCAGACCGGGTGCTTCGTGATGGCCGCGGTCGGTGCGTTCTATCTGCTGACCAGCCGGCATGAGCAGTATGCGCGGACGTTCGTGAAAACGGGCGTACTGGTCGGCGCGGTCGCCGCCGTGCTGCAGATCTTCCCGACGGGGGACATGCAGGGCCGGATGATTGCCAAGCACCAGCCGCCGACGCTGGCGGCCATGGAAGGGCTGTTCGTCTCCGAGCAGGGCGCGCCGCTGGTGATTCTGGGCCAGCCGGACGTGCAGAAGCGCCGCCTGGACAACCCGTTGGTCGTGCCCAGGGCG encodes:
- a CDS encoding amidase encodes the protein MVGEDILYLSVQELGKLIQERKISPVELAEATLARLEQLGPKLGAVATITRERALDEARIAEREIAAGNSRGPLHGIPYGAKDLLATRGIPTTWGAPPFRNQVFDHDATVVRKLREAGAILVAKLAMIELAGGGGYNSGYASLQGAARCPYNLAHWAGGSSSGPGAAVPPGLVAFAIGSETLGSIITPSAFSGVSGLRPTYGRVSRHGAMALSWTMDKLGPMCRSALDCGLVLNAIAGEDPSDATSSQVPFFWWPPNDEKRARSLSRKTLGVVRPDFTAHGDPEVGAAFDAACAVLRSLGAKLEPLELPELPYGAVAEALYMAEAGSIFRPFIESGRVDELIDDTQRAGLRSTLGLTAADYLDAFRIRTQIQTEVARLFEKYDALVAPSRIAPAPPLDRNFDAPAPGKKDQAAEKKTEAPPPSIQKWNVIGMSNVAGLPAISVPCGFTREKNLPMGIQFVGDAFREDTCIECAHAYQLATDWHQRRPNV
- a CDS encoding SIMPL domain-containing protein — encoded protein: MKRPISSLGFLVLFSLFFLPHTAGAQNPEVKFIADTLVVQADGTYEADPDLAILTFDISAQEKELKLAYDKATQSMRKIVDLAERNGLKKDDISMGVLTVQPFYEGDRKKRARSYRVSGRLVLRVRDFSKLGTLLDESIQDGIADFRSLTYSLADEEAAKQKAVAEAMKRAIGRASAALEQKGQKVGALRFANLDVKQIVGVSRMDAYTMAEYNTLQAIEVADSGGMFSKNKRAAAPPPPVPQPEKITVSATVQCAFQIQ
- a CDS encoding cytochrome ubiquinol oxidase subunit I, with the translated sequence MDQALDVHRLHFAFTVTFHYIFPQLTMGLALLLVYLKTKALRTNDEHYNRAARFWARIFGINFALGVVTGIPMEFQFGTNWAEFSKSAGGVIGQTLAMEGVFSFFLESSFLGLFLFGEKKLGRVGHWWAAFLVWLGSWLSGYLIVATDAWMQHPTGYTLGPEGQFQLASFWELVVNKWALWQYAHNMVGAVQTGCFVMAAVGAFYLLTSRHEQYARTFVKTGVLVGAVAAVLQIFPTGDMQGRMIAKHQPPTLAAMEGLFVSEQGAPLVILGQPDVQKRRLDNPLVVPRALSFLTYQNWSANVKGLDSFPEEQWPDKIPLLYYSYHVMAGLGTIFLAVMAIAAWLLWRGTLYTSRAMLWTLLLCAPLPYIANTAGWMTAELGRQPWLIYGLMHTAKGISPRVAAGNAWFTLLGFMGMYAVLTILWLFLVHHEIERGPELTVAE